One window of the Phalacrocorax aristotelis chromosome 19, bGulAri2.1, whole genome shotgun sequence genome contains the following:
- the DFFA gene encoding DNA fragmentation factor subunit alpha, whose amino-acid sequence MAAPLKPCLLLRCGDAREQHGVAASCLRELRHKASGILAIDKAREPITLVLAEDGTIVDDEDYFLCLPPNTKFVALAKNEKWCSKSLGSGTAQLSESVDEVDSAAEKWKQLARQLKDDLSNIILMSEEDLQVLIDVPCSDLAEELAQSETKTQVLQDTLQQVLDRREEERQSRQLLELYLEALKKEDRILSKVSESETVPRKEMDVVDAGTSSTGTSAKTALSDQILAALKEKPAPELCLDSQDLELVLKEDTQALASALRWDKQKAEALQQACDQELSKRLQQVQTLHSLRSTSKGKKTLPWGDWPSSKRKK is encoded by the exons ATGGCGGCGCCGCTgaagccctgcctgctgctgcgcTGCGGGGACGCGCGGGAGCAGCACGGCGTGGCCGCCTCCTGCCTGAGGGAGCTGCGCCATAAGG CTAGCGGCATTCTGGCTATCGACAAGGCCCGGGAGCCCATCACCTTAGTACTGGCAGAAGATGGCACCATTGTGGACGATGAAGATTACTTTCTGTGTCTGCCACCTAACACCAAGTTTGTGGCACTGGCCAAGAATGAGAAATGGTGCAGCAAAAGCTTAG GCAGTGGAACGGCCCAGCTCTCGGAGTCTGTGGATGAAGTAGACAGTGCTGCAGAAAAGTGGAAGCAGCTGGCCAGGCAACTGAAGGATGACCTGTCCAACATCATCTTGATGTCTGAAGAAGACCTCCAG GTGCTTATTGATGTACCGTGTTCAGATCTGGCAGAAGAACTTGCCCAAAGTGAAACCAAAACCCAAGTATTGCAGGACACCCTGCAGCAGGTGCTGGACAGACGAGAAGAAGAACGCCAGTCAAGACAGCTCCTGGAACTGTACCTGGAGGCCttgaaaaaagaagacagaatcTTAAGCAAAGTATCAG AATCTGAGACTGTACCAAGAAAGGAGATGGATGTGGTTGACGCAGGTACCAGCAGTACGGGCACTTCAGCCAAAACGGCGCTCAGTGACCAGATCCTTGCTGCTCTGAAAGAGAAACCTGCTCCAGAGCTCTGCTTGGACAGTCAGGATCTAGAG CTGGTCTTGAAAGAAGACACACAAGCCCTGGCCTCGGCTCTGAGATGGGACAAGCAGAAGGCTGAAGCCCTGCAGCAAGCCTGTGATCAGGAGCTCTCCAAGCGTCTACAGCAAGTGCAGACTTTGCATTCCCTAAGGAGCACATCAAAGGGCAAGAAAACGCTACCCTGGGGAGACTGGCCTAGTTCAAAACGCAAAAAATAA
- the CENPS gene encoding centromere protein S, with protein sequence MAAPRPRPSALGGKRGRAAEGCAMGEAEGEERLLLTQRLKAAVHYTVGCLCQDAAEDKDIQFSKQTIAAISEITFRQCENFARDLEMFARHAKRSTVTTEDVKLLARRSNSLLKYITQKSEEITASNMEQKEKKKKSSAVKGGRSSGEKEAAVTESEDSNMA encoded by the exons ATGGCggcgccgcggccccgcccctccgcgCTGGGCGGGAAACGCGGCCGGGCGGCTGAGGGCTGCGCCATGGGGGAGGCGGAGGGCGAGGAGCGGCTCCTCCTCACCCAG AGGCTGAAGGCCGCGGTTCACTACACGGTTGGCTGCCTGTGTCAGGATGCAGCAGAAGACAAAGACATCCAATTCAGCAAACAAACGATTGCAGCTATTTCAGAGATCACCTTCAGGCAGTGTG AGAACTTTGCAAGAGACCTTGAAATGTTTGCAAG GCATGCAAAACGAAGCACAGTCACTACAGAAGATGTGAAGCTTTTGGCTAGAAGGAGCAATTCTTTG CTGAAGTATATCACCCAGAAGAGTGAAGAGATCACAGCAAGTAACATGgagcaaaaggagaagaaaaagaagtccaGTGCAGTTAAGGGAGGGAGatcttctggggaaaaagaagcagctgtgaCTGAAAGTGAAGATTCCAACATGGCATGA